DNA from Aureimonas sp. AU20:
CGCGAGGCGCAGATCCTCTGCTTCCTGGCCGGGGCGAACTCGATCTTCTTCGGCGACACGCTGCTGACGACGCCCAATGCCGGGATCGGCGAGGACGAGGCGCTGTTCGCCGCGATCGGCCCGCTGGCCCGGGCCGCCTCGAGCGCTGGCGCGTCGCCCGCCTGAGCGACGCCGATCTTCCCTTTCCCCCGGCGCTTTAGTTCGCCGGGCGGAAGCGGGGCATGGGCAGCGCCTCGGCGGGCTCCGGCGCATAGGCGGGGGCCGTCGCGGCTGCCGGGGGCGCCGGCAGGCGCGGGGCGGCGGGTGGGATGGGGGCGGCGCCCGTGTCGAAATCGTCCGACAAGGCGGCGGCTACCGGCTCGCGGCTCTGCGCGGGCGAGGCGGCCATCACGGCGCCGCCCTTGTCCGGCGCGTTCAGAACCGCGTTGCAGGCCTTGGGCAAGGCCGACATGAAGATCGGAGGCGGCTTCTTGTAGGGCTTGGCGCTCGGCTTGGGCGGGCGCAGCGCCACGTTGAACCAGTAGTCCAGCTTGTCGCAGCCGTCGCCCGTGCCGGTCGGCTCCTGCGGCTGGCAGTTGGGCGAGCCCGGCTGGCAGACGATGCGCACGTGGAAATGATAGTCGTGCCCGTACATCGGGCGCACCTTGTTCAGCCAGACGCGGTCGCGCCCCGCCGTCTTGCAGAGCTGCTCCTTGATGCCGGGATGCACGAAGATGCGCTCCACCTCCGGCTCGCGCGCGGCGGTGCGAATGAGCTTCAGCATCTCGGGGCGCCAGCGCGACAGGTCGATATGGTTGGTGCGCTTGTCGATCACCGAGGGCAGGGGCATCGTGTCGCGCTCGTGCGGGGACAGTCGGCGCGTCGGCATTTCGGTGAGATAGATGTCGGCGTCGAGGCCGATCTGGTGCGAGGCGTGGCCGTCCTTCATCGGGCCGCCGCGCGGCTGCGCCATGTCGCCGAACAGGAGCCCGCGCCAGTTCGCCTCGCGCGCCGCGTCGCCCGACAGGCGCTGCAGGAAGCGGATCATCGTGGGATGGGCGAAGGCGCGGTTGCGCGAGGGCTTCATGACCTGCCAGGTCGGCCCGTCCTTGGGCATTTCCATGCCGCCCGACAGGCAGCCCTTGGAATAGAAGCCGATGCTCTGGGGCGGCCCGGCATTGGGCCGCGCCTCCGCCCCGAACAGCTCCTTGGCGGGGGTCTGGGCTTCGGCCGGGGCGGAAAGGGCCGTAAGCAGCCCGAGCGCGAAGAGCGACAGGCGCGTTCGAGATCCAAGCGTCATCTGATCGTTCCTCCGGGCCGGCGTCGGCCACGCCGCCGGCGGCCAGAGCCAAGCCGGACGGATCGGCCGAAACTATGGCAGGGGGATGGATCGAAGCTTGCCGAGGCGCGCGAGCGCCAATGGAGAGGGACCCGCGACCTCTAGGCGAAACGCCGCAGCCGCGCCGGGTGCCAGCCTCGCGGCGGTGAGAACCGGCGACGCGCCGGCAGGCGGGGAGAGACGAAGCGGTCGCCGTCGATGGCAGGGAGCACAGGCTCCCGCCCGCCAGAGCCCGGCGGTGCCCTGTCTTGAAGCGCCTGACGAAAATCCCGCGGGGTCTGGCTGGCCGACCTTTTGTCGTGGACGTCGTTGCGAATGCTTGGGCCCGCGCCCTCGCATCACTTACGCTTCGCTGCTCTTCCCCGACGAAAATCTCTCGGCGATGCTCCGCCGAGAGATCCTGTTGAGCGCTCTCAGACCGCGACCGTGCCGCCGCCCGAGGCGTCGGAGCGGTAGAGCGCGTCGATCACGCGCTGGTTGCGAATGGAATCCTCCAGAGGGAAGATGTCGTCTCCGCCGCCCGCCACCTTGCGCGCGAAGGCTTCGGCCTGCAGCCGGTACTGATCCGCCCCGCCGAAGCGCGCCGTCTCGGCCCGGCCATGCGAGCGGTCGTGCCAGTGGACGGCGGCCTGGGCGTAGAGCCCGGCGTTGAAGGCGCCATCCACTTCGATGAAACCGTCCGTGCCGTGGAACACCATGGTCTGGCGCGCCGCCATCTGGGTCGAGACGTAGAAGTTCAGGCGGAACTCGGGAAAGTCCACCGAGCAGTCGGCGAACATGTCCGTACCGAAATTCGGGTCGCGCTCGATCGTGGCGCGTGCCGAGACGGCTTCCGTTCCGGTAGCGAGGCGCGTCGTGACCACGGGATAAACGCCGATATCGGGCAGCGCGCCGCCGCCGAGCTCGATCTGGTTGCGCATGTTGGCGGGGTCGACATTGTAGTAGGAGAAGGCGCCCTGCACATGGCGCAGCCGCCCGATGCGCCCGTCCGCGATCCAATCGCGCACCAAGGCCCATTGCGGGTGATGGCGCACCATGAAGGCCTCCGCCACCTCGACGCCGGCCCGGTCTCGCGCCGCGATCAGCGGCTCGATGTCGCTGGCCTTCAGCGCCAGCGGCTTTTCCACCAGGACATGCTTGCCGGCCTCGATCGCGCGGTGCGCCCATTCCACATGCTGACTGGTCGGCAGCGGGATATAGACCGCGTCCACCTCCGGGCTCTCGAGCAGCGCCTCGTAGGAGCCGAAGGCGTGGCGCGCGCCGAAATGCTCGGCCAGCGCCTGAGCGCGGCCGAGATCGCGGCTGGCGATGGCAGACAGGACGCAGCCTTCCGCCTTCACGATCCCCGGAATGACCTGCTCGCGGGCAATCTTAGCGCCCGACAGGATGCCCCAACGCAGCATGGCTTCGTCTCCCAATGAAAAGGCGAAGGCCCGCGCGGGGCGGGCCTTCGAAGAGGTGTCAGCCGCGCAGCGTGCCGCCGGTGGCTTTCGCGACGGCAGCGACGATCTTGCCCGACACGGCTTCCAGATCCTCGTCGGTCAGCGTGCGCTCGGCCGGCTTCAGCGTCACTTCGATGGCGATGGACTTCCGGCCCTCGCCCAGCGCCGCGCCTTCGAAAATGTCGAAGACACGCACCTCGCCGACCAGCTTCTTGTCCGCGCCCTCGGCGGCGCGCACCAGCTTGATCGCCTCCACCTCGGAGGGGACGACGAAGGCGAAGTCGCGCCGCACCGGCTGGAAGTTGGAAAGCTGCAGCACCGGCTTGGTGCGCGTCGGCTTGCGCTTGGGCTCGGGCGCTTCGTCCAGGAAGACCTCGAAGCCGGCATAGGTGCCCGCGAGGTCGAGGCTCTTCAGGACGCGCGGATGGAACTCGCCGAACTCGGCCAGAACCGTCTTCGGTCCCATCTTGATGCGGCCCGAGCGGCCGGGATGATACCAGGCGCTGGCCGGCGTCTCGAACTGGAGCCGGTCCGCCGGCACGCCGATCGCCTCCAGTGCGGTGATCGCATCGGCCTTGGCGTCGAACACGCCGACCGGGGCGGCATGGCCGCTCCAGTCGCGCCCCGCGCCGGCATGGCCCGCAGTGCCGCGCCGGATGCCGCCCGCAACGCGCCGCTGCCCGTCCGGCTCGACCGAGCGATAGATCGCGCCGACCTCGAACAGGGCCGTGTCGGCAAAACCGCGCTGGGCGTTGCGCTGCGCGGCCTGAAGAAGGTTCGGCAGGAGCGAGGGCCGCATGTCGGAGAGATCGGCCGCGATCGGATTTTCCAGCTTCAGCGCCGGCTGGCCGCCGCCGAAGGCCTCCGCCGCCGGGGCGGAAAGGAAGGAATAGGTGACGGCCTCGGCAAGGCCGCGCGCGGCCAGGGTGCGGCGCGCGGCGCGGTCGCGCAACTGCGCCTGGGTGAGGATGCGCGTGTTGACGCCCGACAGGCGCGGCAGCGGCTGCGGCTCGATATGGTCGACGCCGACGAGGCGCATGACCTCTTCCACGAGATCGGCCTTGCCCTCGATGTCCGGCCGCCAGGAGGGCGCTGTGACCTCGGCGCCGTCGCCCTGACGCTCGACCTGGAAGCCCAGCGTTTCCAGAATATCGACCTGCCGCTCGGGCGAGACGTCGAGCCCGGTCAGGCGCTTCACCTCGGTGAAGGGCAGGGCGATGCGCGCCATTTCCACCGGCTGCATGGCCTCCACCACGCGCTGGGAGGGCGTGCCGCCGCACAGATCGAGGATCATCTTCGTCGCGAGGTCGAGGCCGGCTTCCGTGAAGGCCGGGTCGACGCCGCGCTCGAACCGGTAGCGCGCGTCAGTGATGATGCCGAGCGTGCGGCCCGTGCGGGCGATCGCCAGCGGCTCCCAGAGTGCCGATTCCAACAACACGTCCGTCGTCGTCTCGTCGCAGCCGGAGTGCTCGCCGCCCATGATGCCGGCAATCGATTCCGGCCCCTTGTCGTCGGCGATGATGCAGGTGCCGGCGGGCAGCTTGTGCGTGCGCCCGTCGAGGCCGAGGATTTCTTCGCCCTCGACTGCCGCGCGCACGGTGAGCGCGCCTGCCACCTTCTTGGCGTCGAAGACGTGGAGCGGCCGGCCCCGGTCGAAGGTGACGTAGTTTGTGATGTCCACCAGCGTGTTGATCGGGCGCAGGCCGATGGCGCGAAGGCGCTTCTGCATCCAGTCCGGCGAAGGGCCGTTGGTGACGCCCGAGACGAGGCGGAGCGCGAAGCCCCTGCAGACCGGGCTCTCGATCTTGAGCGCCACCGGGCACGCGCCCTCGCCCTCGATGCGGGCGACAGTCGGCGTCTTCAGCGTGCCGAGGCCCGAGGCGGCGAGATCGCGCGCGATGCCGGCGACGCCTGTCGCGTCCGGCCGGTTCGGCGTCAGGTTGATCTCGATCACGGGGTCGGCGATGCCGGCATAGTCGGCGAACGCCGTGCCGACCGGCGCGCCCTCGGGCAGCTCGATGATGCCGTTGTGCTCTTCCGACAGTTCCAGCTCGCGCTCCGAGCACATCATGCCGAAGCTCTCGACGCCGCGAATCTTGCCGACGCCGAGCGTCACGTCGAGGCCCGGCACATAGGCGCCGGGCAGGCCGAGAACGCCAATGAGCCCCGCGCGCGCATTGGGCGCGCCGCAGACAACCTGCAGCGGCTTGCCTTCGTTGACGCCGGGGCCGGCATCGACGGTGAGAACCTGCAGCTTGTCGGCGTCGGGGTGGCGCTTGGCGTCGATGACGCGGGCGATGGTGAAGGGACGCAGCGCCGCCTTGGTGTCGAGGCTTTCCACCTCGAGGCCGATCGAGGTGAGGCGCTCGGCGATCTCCTCCAGCGTGGCGTCGGTGTCGAGATGGTCCTTCAGCCAGGACAGGGTGAACTTCATGACGGGCCTAACGGAA
Protein-coding regions in this window:
- the mepA gene encoding penicillin-insensitive murein endopeptidase, with protein sequence MTLGSRTRLSLFALGLLTALSAPAEAQTPAKELFGAEARPNAGPPQSIGFYSKGCLSGGMEMPKDGPTWQVMKPSRNRAFAHPTMIRFLQRLSGDAAREANWRGLLFGDMAQPRGGPMKDGHASHQIGLDADIYLTEMPTRRLSPHERDTMPLPSVIDKRTNHIDLSRWRPEMLKLIRTAAREPEVERIFVHPGIKEQLCKTAGRDRVWLNKVRPMYGHDYHFHVRIVCQPGSPNCQPQEPTGTGDGCDKLDYWFNVALRPPKPSAKPYKKPPPIFMSALPKACNAVLNAPDKGGAVMAASPAQSREPVAAALSDDFDTGAAPIPPAAPRLPAPPAAATAPAYAPEPAEALPMPRFRPAN
- a CDS encoding Gfo/Idh/MocA family protein, with protein sequence MLRWGILSGAKIAREQVIPGIVKAEGCVLSAIASRDLGRAQALAEHFGARHAFGSYEALLESPEVDAVYIPLPTSQHVEWAHRAIEAGKHVLVEKPLALKASDIEPLIAARDRAGVEVAEAFMVRHHPQWALVRDWIADGRIGRLRHVQGAFSYYNVDPANMRNQIELGGGALPDIGVYPVVTTRLATGTEAVSARATIERDPNFGTDMFADCSVDFPEFRLNFYVSTQMAARQTMVFHGTDGFIEVDGAFNAGLYAQAAVHWHDRSHGRAETARFGGADQYRLQAEAFARKVAGGGDDIFPLEDSIRNQRVIDALYRSDASGGGTVAV
- the pheT gene encoding phenylalanine--tRNA ligase subunit beta, whose amino-acid sequence is MKFTLSWLKDHLDTDATLEEIAERLTSIGLEVESLDTKAALRPFTIARVIDAKRHPDADKLQVLTVDAGPGVNEGKPLQVVCGAPNARAGLIGVLGLPGAYVPGLDVTLGVGKIRGVESFGMMCSERELELSEEHNGIIELPEGAPVGTAFADYAGIADPVIEINLTPNRPDATGVAGIARDLAASGLGTLKTPTVARIEGEGACPVALKIESPVCRGFALRLVSGVTNGPSPDWMQKRLRAIGLRPINTLVDITNYVTFDRGRPLHVFDAKKVAGALTVRAAVEGEEILGLDGRTHKLPAGTCIIADDKGPESIAGIMGGEHSGCDETTTDVLLESALWEPLAIARTGRTLGIITDARYRFERGVDPAFTEAGLDLATKMILDLCGGTPSQRVVEAMQPVEMARIALPFTEVKRLTGLDVSPERQVDILETLGFQVERQGDGAEVTAPSWRPDIEGKADLVEEVMRLVGVDHIEPQPLPRLSGVNTRILTQAQLRDRAARRTLAARGLAEAVTYSFLSAPAAEAFGGGQPALKLENPIAADLSDMRPSLLPNLLQAAQRNAQRGFADTALFEVGAIYRSVEPDGQRRVAGGIRRGTAGHAGAGRDWSGHAAPVGVFDAKADAITALEAIGVPADRLQFETPASAWYHPGRSGRIKMGPKTVLAEFGEFHPRVLKSLDLAGTYAGFEVFLDEAPEPKRKPTRTKPVLQLSNFQPVRRDFAFVVPSEVEAIKLVRAAEGADKKLVGEVRVFDIFEGAALGEGRKSIAIEVTLKPAERTLTDEDLEAVSGKIVAAVAKATGGTLRG